A single region of the Lates calcarifer isolate ASB-BC8 linkage group LG3, TLL_Latcal_v3, whole genome shotgun sequence genome encodes:
- the kiaa1522 gene encoding uncharacterized protein KIAA1522 homolog isoform X3: protein MGNSIQKKKVETEKNFSAPPFLSPVREKPKGFWLFGRPDKLKTAGPKNNEDQKRLTVHYTTSQHHQENVFIEGSRPQYLEDLHIEAQEGLKILQQEEHQNGVNFPDDESIASSDTLRPEQDISSKDGGSSPESRSTTGNTDATVTSSMSTRPVLTRQGSTFKPLNPVKRLDKTRKRSRRTTIMGIPNQVQKELALHRSSTFQPLVSTQLPNHDGQVTDSQSGVVIIPTVDGGTPVANKEGARVHLSELEQASRDEPLLRRHVNAMCQDEQHLNHQSFVSHLCPTSTMRPKSLAVPGMITSSSFCPSNSMFSFLQEPQGPVMSISPQATYLSTIIPNAVLPASIEVIEIDCTSSRTRGSSVNHGSSVRTVSKNSLASGDSVSPMLSRRSDGDGFQADHPHNDSMPLPTSASGSNWSESQSSKTIISNSSPVSSKGSTRSGNSQRVCLNGQESQQEHSGGDQDLVSLHSSVSGISSSKSENLVTGQGSESGVSGSVTAGEDAKNIRNCTRSLSVMKTKQPPAPPRRTNSLHNNKIRSNSRVLVESNDLNDSVSGGVATATENIVAMAEIKMVTENTSKIPAPVLNSTGSSSPHASSPLSPTQPSSKEAGGPTEPQSEFSSSSPQKTPSEGGKFERTMSPSSGYSSQSGTPTLSPKGISPTSPEKQKKKPVKPERSVSRASSSAASPSSSLTSLSSGTSEPVSADVSICSPSLPPQQTSPTVTPNELTPNNNPSTLRIEFRDLLNIPPPPKVKAPCPPPPETWVHNRRTFELLCRPCPNISKETHKPPQIQDSTVKQAETQTKARNKIQFSVEKQTNTDKPVLELSESKAKPETFLATDPEDVHKEQANRECPVTKTEGVEASEDIQKQEQSSSPVVKGPRNQETTPKKDPPPVMKKPMTPKLHREELVSTEQSVERQQKEMSSSTTIEVHLAGENHTTSSQNEVLVLVDKSDNEMDKGEVPSMQTLSVEVPKVSKVSPPPTPPPAYQPTPPPSRKTPPSSISTPPDELQRVQEEIHIVESCWPPPPPPLEGDSVFDGGDEVDFPPPPPPFVTDSAPDVMDSCVKQLDILSECTVAAEEVGETIKNSSEAETSVQGQNPDLCSVVPQSEIAVQVSKVNTADEISSRLAQNVSSLSDSVPPPPVEAPPLPSLTTAENPVSVSVLVPSSSFLRRDSLKIEDQSSSGPPVSAQTSIAVPVAPPLPAENLTPGVNFRRQPSVANRDTRNKELLSRHKSAPIPKEDANIPLVTPSLLQMVRLRSVNMTEDQVKAPSEDKPANEGAPVQEHCPVSIPGPQNIPQKPIRKSLTLKSPPQTVKTSSVTLNTPSMRLQEAIRMKTAAMSSRDGLPSRLGVRSPTYSCISEPGALSLKSYEGCDMHKSPASTASFIFSRSTKKVVIETAAASSPEAQASLKQSLAAELMQVSDQSRAAAFSNGGVKCDKVPPPVAKKPVHGSISPSQHHSACSGKMEHSAEGNGAIGVQHTSSITPPETTTTRVTADTIETLF, encoded by the exons CTGGCCCAAAGAATAATGAAGACCAGAAGAGGTTGACGGTCCACTACACGACCTCACAGCACCACcaggaaaatgttttcattgagGGCAGCAGGCCTCAGTATCTGGAGGACCTGCACATTGAGGCTCAAGAGGGACTGAAGATACTCCAGCAGGAAG AACACCAAAATGGAGTGAACTTCCCTGATGATGAAAGCATTGCT TCCTCAGACACCCTCCGTCCAGAGCAGGATATCAGCTCCAAGGACGGAGGTAGCTCTCCGGAGTCAAGATCCACCACTGGGAATACTGATGCCACAGTAACCTCTTCTATGTCGACAAGGCCTGTGCTCACCCGCCAAG GTTCTACATTCAAGCCCCTGAACCCAGTGAAAAGGTTAGATAAGACCAggaagagaagcaggaggacCACCATCATGGGTATTCCCAACCAGGTCCAGAAAGAGCTTG CACTGCACAGAAGCTCCACCTTCCAGCCTCTTGTTTCTACCCAGCTCCCTAATCACGATGGACAGGTCACTGACAGCCAATCAGGTGTTGTTATCATTCCTACGGTTGATGGAGGGACTCCAGTGGCAAACAAGGAGGGAGCGAGAGTTCACCTTTCAGAGCTGGAG CAGGCATCCAGAGATGAACCGCTGCTTAGGAGGCACGTCAATGCAATGTGTCAGGATGAGCAACATCTCAACCACCAGAGCTTTGTCTCCCATCTCTGCCCCACCTCCACCATGAGACCCAAGTCCCTTGCAGTACCTGGCATGATAacttcttcctccttctgtcCTTCAAATTCAATGTTTAGCTTCCTCCAGGAACCCcag GGCCCAGTGATGTCCATATCTCCTCAGGCCACTTACTTGTCTACAATCATCCCTAATGCGGTCTTGCCAGCCTCGATTGAAGTCATAGAGATAGACTGTACCAGCAGCCGGACTCGTGGCAGCAGTGTCAACCATGGCAGCAGTGTTCGCACTGTAAGCAAAAACAGCCTGGCATCAGGGGACTCAGTCAGCCCTATGCTGTCCAGAAGATCAGATGGTGACGGTTTCCAGGCTGACCATCCCCACAACGACTCTATGCCATTGCCCACATCGGCTTCAGGGTCAAACTGGAGTGAGTCACAGTCTTCAAAGACCATCATTTCAAACTCCTCCCCTGTATCCTCTAAGGGGAGCACACGCAGTGGTAACTCCCAGAGAGTGTGTCTCAACGGGCAGGAAAGCCAGCAAGAGCACTCTGGTGGAGATCAAGACCTTGTCAGTCTACATAGCTCAGTTAGCGGGATTAGcagcagtaaaagtgaaaatctTGTTACAGGTCAAGGATCTGAGTCTGGTGTGTCAGGGTCAGTGACTGCTGGTGAGGATGCGAAGAACATACGCAACTGCACTCGTAGTCTTTCGGTTATGAAGACCAAACAACCTCCAGCACCGCCACGGAGAACAAACTCTCTCCATAATAATAAGATCAGGAGTAACTCAAGGGTTCTGGTGGAAAGCAATGATCTTAATGACTCTGTGTCTGGAGGGGTGGCAACTGCGACAGAAAATATTGTAGCAATGGCTGAGATAAAGATGGTCACTGAAAATACCAGTAAGATCCCTGCCCCTGTATTGAACTCTACTGGATCTAGCTCTCCACATGCTTCCAGTCCTCTGAGCCCCACACAGCCTTCTTCCAAAGAGGCAGGAGGACCAACAGAGCCCCAGTCAGAGTTCAGCAGCTCCTCCCCACAGAAAACTCCCTCAGAGGGGGGGAAATTTGAAAGGACCATGTCCCCTTCCAGTGGCTATTCTAGCCAGAGTGGAACTCCAACACTTTCCCCAAAAGGTATCTCCCCAACCTCcccagaaaaacagaagaagaaaccaGTCAAACCAGAGAGATCAGTGTCTCGGGCCTCATCCTCAGCAGCTTCgccttcctcctctcttaccTCTCTATCATCCGGTACATCTGAACCTGTCAGTGCAGATGTTTCCATATGTAGCCCCAGTCTGCCTCCACAGCAAACTTCACCCACAGTTACTCCAAACGAACTCACACCAAATAACAATCCTTCAACTTTGAGGATAGAATTCAGAGACCTGTTGAACATTCCACCTCCTCCCAAGGTCAAAGCACCATGTCCTCCTCCCCCAGAGACATGGGTCCACAACAGACGCACCTTTGAGCTCCTGTGTAGGCCCTGCCCCAATATCAGCAAAGAAACCCACAAACCCCCACAGATACAGGACAGCACAGTTAAACAGGCAGAAACCCAGACTAAAGCCAGAAACAAGATACAGTTTTCAgttgaaaaacagacaaatacagacaaacCTGTCCTAGAATTGtcagaaagcaaagcaaagccTGAGACGTTTTTGGCAACAGATCCTGAAGATGTCCACAAAGAACAAGCAAACAGGGAATGTCCAGTTACCAAAACAGAGGGAGTGGAAGCAAGTGAAGACATTCAGAAACAAGAGCAGAGTAGTAGCCCTGTAGTGAAGGGGCCTAGGAATCAAGAGACAACTCCAAAGAAAGACCCCCCTCCTGTGATGAAGAAACCCATGACTCCAAAACTGCACAGAGAGGAACTGGTTTCAACAGAGCAGTCAGTAGAGAGACAGCAAAAGGAAATGAGTAGCAGTACCACCATAGAAGTTCATTTAGCTGGTGAGAACCACACAACCTCTTCACAGAATGAGGTTTTGGTTTTAGTTGATAAGAGTGATAATGAGATGGACAAAGGTGAGGTCCCATCCATGCAAACACTTTCTGTAGAAGTCCCCAAAGTTAGTAAGGTGTCACCACCACCTACCCCTCCTCCAGCATACCAGCCTACACCTCCTCCCTCAAGAAAGACACCTCCCTCATCAATATCTACGCCACCAGATGAACTACAGAGAGTGCAGGAGGAGATCCACATTGTTGAGTCTTGCTGGCCACCGCCTCCCCCTCCTTTGGAAGGGGACTCAGTCTTTGATGGAGGGGATGAGGTagactttcctcctcctccaccaccattTGTAACAGACAGTGCGCCAGATGTGATGGACAGTTGTGTCAAACAGCTGGACATCCTCAGTGAGTGTactgtggctgcagaggaagTTGGAGAGACAATTAAGAATTCAAGTGAAGCTGAGACATCTGTACAGGGGCAAAACCCAGATTTGTGCAGTGTGGTTCCACAATCTGAGATTGCTGTGCAAGTTTCAAAAGTTAACACTGCTGATGAGATTTCCAGCAGACTAGCACAGAATGTTTCATCACTTTCAGATAGTGTCCCACCTCCACCAGTAGAGGCTCCTCCTTTACCATCTCTTACAACAGCAGAGAACCCAGTATCAGTCTCTGTTTTAGTTCCTTCCAGCAGTTTCCTGAGACGAGACTCTCTGAAAATTGAAGATCAGTCTTCCTCTGGGCCCCCCGTTAGTGCCCAAACTTCAATTGCAGTCCCAGTAGCACCCCCTCTACCAGCAGAGAATCTAACTCCTGGGGTTAATTTCAGAAGGCAGCCCAGTGTAGCAAACCGAGACACCAGGAACAAGGAGCTCCTTTCTCGCCACAAAAGTGCACCCATTCCTAAAGAGGATGCTAACATACCTCTTGTCACCCCTTCCCTACTTCAGATGGTTCGGCTCAGATCAGTCAACATGACTGAAGATCAGGTGAAAGCTCCCTCCGAAGACAAGCCGGCAAATGAGGGAGCCCCAGTTCAGGAGCATTGCCCAGTCTCAATCCCAGGGCCTCAAAACATCCCACAAAAGCCCATCCGCAAGTCTCTGACTCTAAAATCTCCACCTCAGACAGTAAAAACATCCTCTGTGACACTCAACACCCCTTCCATGCGCTTACAGGAAGCCATACGTATGAAAACTGCAGCCATGTCCTCAAGAGACGGTCTTCCATCCAGACTGGGAGTGAGATCACCCACTTACAGCTGCATCAGTGAACCAGGAGCTCTGTCTCTGAAATCATATGAGGGATGTGACATGCACAAGTCCCCGGCCTCAACCGCCAGCTTTATCTTCTCCAGGAGCACGAAAAAGGTTGTTATAGAGACTGCAGCCGCCTCCTCACCCGAAGCTCAGGCAAGTCTGAAGCAAAGCTTGGCGGCGGAGCTCATGCAGGTGTCTGATCAATCGAGAGCCGCTGCTTTTTCCAATGGTGGGGTCAAGTGTGACAAAGTTCCTCCACCAGTGGCTAAGAAGCCAGTACATGGCAGCATCAGTCCTTCACAGCATCATTCTGCTTGTTCAGGCAAGATGGAGCACAGTGCTGAAGGAAATGGAGCAATAGGAGTACAACACACAAGCAGTATAACTCCCCCAGAGACAACAA CTACAAGAGTGACAGCAGACACAATTgaaacactgttttga
- the kiaa1522 gene encoding uncharacterized protein KIAA1522 homolog isoform X4: MVVYLRKSIHSLLSVFKKKAGPKNNEDQKRLTVHYTTSQHHQENVFIEGSRPQYLEDLHIEAQEGLKILQQEEHQNGVNFPDDESIASSDTLRPEQDISSKDGGSSPESRSTTGNTDATVTSSMSTRPVLTRQGSTFKPLNPVKRLDKTRKRSRRTTIMGIPNQVQKELALHRSSTFQPLVSTQLPNHDGQVTDSQSGVVIIPTVDGGTPVANKEGARVHLSELEQASRDEPLLRRHVNAMCQDEQHLNHQSFVSHLCPTSTMRPKSLAVPGMITSSSFCPSNSMFSFLQEPQGPVMSISPQATYLSTIIPNAVLPASIEVIEIDCTSSRTRGSSVNHGSSVRTVSKNSLASGDSVSPMLSRRSDGDGFQADHPHNDSMPLPTSASGSNWSESQSSKTIISNSSPVSSKGSTRSGNSQRVCLNGQESQQEHSGGDQDLVSLHSSVSGISSSKSENLVTGQGSESGVSGSVTAGEDAKNIRNCTRSLSVMKTKQPPAPPRRTNSLHNNKIRSNSRVLVESNDLNDSVSGGVATATENIVAMAEIKMVTENTSKIPAPVLNSTGSSSPHASSPLSPTQPSSKEAGGPTEPQSEFSSSSPQKTPSEGGKFERTMSPSSGYSSQSGTPTLSPKGISPTSPEKQKKKPVKPERSVSRASSSAASPSSSLTSLSSGTSEPVSADVSICSPSLPPQQTSPTVTPNELTPNNNPSTLRIEFRDLLNIPPPPKVKAPCPPPPETWVHNRRTFELLCRPCPNISKETHKPPQIQDSTVKQAETQTKARNKIQFSVEKQTNTDKPVLELSESKAKPETFLATDPEDVHKEQANRECPVTKTEGVEASEDIQKQEQSSSPVVKGPRNQETTPKKDPPPVMKKPMTPKLHREELVSTEQSVERQQKEMSSSTTIEVHLAGENHTTSSQNEVLVLVDKSDNEMDKGEVPSMQTLSVEVPKVSKVSPPPTPPPAYQPTPPPSRKTPPSSISTPPDELQRVQEEIHIVESCWPPPPPPLEGDSVFDGGDEVDFPPPPPPFVTDSAPDVMDSCVKQLDILSECTVAAEEVGETIKNSSEAETSVQGQNPDLCSVVPQSEIAVQVSKVNTADEISSRLAQNVSSLSDSVPPPPVEAPPLPSLTTAENPVSVSVLVPSSSFLRRDSLKIEDQSSSGPPVSAQTSIAVPVAPPLPAENLTPGVNFRRQPSVANRDTRNKELLSRHKSAPIPKEDANIPLVTPSLLQMVRLRSVNMTEDQVKAPSEDKPANEGAPVQEHCPVSIPGPQNIPQKPIRKSLTLKSPPQTVKTSSVTLNTPSMRLQEAIRMKTAAMSSRDGLPSRLGVRSPTYSCISEPGALSLKSYEGCDMHKSPASTASFIFSRSTKKVVIETAAASSPEAQASLKQSLAAELMQVSDQSRAAAFSNGGVKCDKVPPPVAKKPVHGSISPSQHHSACSGKMEHSAEGNGAIGVQHTSSITPPETTTTRVTADTIETLF, from the exons CTGGCCCAAAGAATAATGAAGACCAGAAGAGGTTGACGGTCCACTACACGACCTCACAGCACCACcaggaaaatgttttcattgagGGCAGCAGGCCTCAGTATCTGGAGGACCTGCACATTGAGGCTCAAGAGGGACTGAAGATACTCCAGCAGGAAG AACACCAAAATGGAGTGAACTTCCCTGATGATGAAAGCATTGCT TCCTCAGACACCCTCCGTCCAGAGCAGGATATCAGCTCCAAGGACGGAGGTAGCTCTCCGGAGTCAAGATCCACCACTGGGAATACTGATGCCACAGTAACCTCTTCTATGTCGACAAGGCCTGTGCTCACCCGCCAAG GTTCTACATTCAAGCCCCTGAACCCAGTGAAAAGGTTAGATAAGACCAggaagagaagcaggaggacCACCATCATGGGTATTCCCAACCAGGTCCAGAAAGAGCTTG CACTGCACAGAAGCTCCACCTTCCAGCCTCTTGTTTCTACCCAGCTCCCTAATCACGATGGACAGGTCACTGACAGCCAATCAGGTGTTGTTATCATTCCTACGGTTGATGGAGGGACTCCAGTGGCAAACAAGGAGGGAGCGAGAGTTCACCTTTCAGAGCTGGAG CAGGCATCCAGAGATGAACCGCTGCTTAGGAGGCACGTCAATGCAATGTGTCAGGATGAGCAACATCTCAACCACCAGAGCTTTGTCTCCCATCTCTGCCCCACCTCCACCATGAGACCCAAGTCCCTTGCAGTACCTGGCATGATAacttcttcctccttctgtcCTTCAAATTCAATGTTTAGCTTCCTCCAGGAACCCcag GGCCCAGTGATGTCCATATCTCCTCAGGCCACTTACTTGTCTACAATCATCCCTAATGCGGTCTTGCCAGCCTCGATTGAAGTCATAGAGATAGACTGTACCAGCAGCCGGACTCGTGGCAGCAGTGTCAACCATGGCAGCAGTGTTCGCACTGTAAGCAAAAACAGCCTGGCATCAGGGGACTCAGTCAGCCCTATGCTGTCCAGAAGATCAGATGGTGACGGTTTCCAGGCTGACCATCCCCACAACGACTCTATGCCATTGCCCACATCGGCTTCAGGGTCAAACTGGAGTGAGTCACAGTCTTCAAAGACCATCATTTCAAACTCCTCCCCTGTATCCTCTAAGGGGAGCACACGCAGTGGTAACTCCCAGAGAGTGTGTCTCAACGGGCAGGAAAGCCAGCAAGAGCACTCTGGTGGAGATCAAGACCTTGTCAGTCTACATAGCTCAGTTAGCGGGATTAGcagcagtaaaagtgaaaatctTGTTACAGGTCAAGGATCTGAGTCTGGTGTGTCAGGGTCAGTGACTGCTGGTGAGGATGCGAAGAACATACGCAACTGCACTCGTAGTCTTTCGGTTATGAAGACCAAACAACCTCCAGCACCGCCACGGAGAACAAACTCTCTCCATAATAATAAGATCAGGAGTAACTCAAGGGTTCTGGTGGAAAGCAATGATCTTAATGACTCTGTGTCTGGAGGGGTGGCAACTGCGACAGAAAATATTGTAGCAATGGCTGAGATAAAGATGGTCACTGAAAATACCAGTAAGATCCCTGCCCCTGTATTGAACTCTACTGGATCTAGCTCTCCACATGCTTCCAGTCCTCTGAGCCCCACACAGCCTTCTTCCAAAGAGGCAGGAGGACCAACAGAGCCCCAGTCAGAGTTCAGCAGCTCCTCCCCACAGAAAACTCCCTCAGAGGGGGGGAAATTTGAAAGGACCATGTCCCCTTCCAGTGGCTATTCTAGCCAGAGTGGAACTCCAACACTTTCCCCAAAAGGTATCTCCCCAACCTCcccagaaaaacagaagaagaaaccaGTCAAACCAGAGAGATCAGTGTCTCGGGCCTCATCCTCAGCAGCTTCgccttcctcctctcttaccTCTCTATCATCCGGTACATCTGAACCTGTCAGTGCAGATGTTTCCATATGTAGCCCCAGTCTGCCTCCACAGCAAACTTCACCCACAGTTACTCCAAACGAACTCACACCAAATAACAATCCTTCAACTTTGAGGATAGAATTCAGAGACCTGTTGAACATTCCACCTCCTCCCAAGGTCAAAGCACCATGTCCTCCTCCCCCAGAGACATGGGTCCACAACAGACGCACCTTTGAGCTCCTGTGTAGGCCCTGCCCCAATATCAGCAAAGAAACCCACAAACCCCCACAGATACAGGACAGCACAGTTAAACAGGCAGAAACCCAGACTAAAGCCAGAAACAAGATACAGTTTTCAgttgaaaaacagacaaatacagacaaacCTGTCCTAGAATTGtcagaaagcaaagcaaagccTGAGACGTTTTTGGCAACAGATCCTGAAGATGTCCACAAAGAACAAGCAAACAGGGAATGTCCAGTTACCAAAACAGAGGGAGTGGAAGCAAGTGAAGACATTCAGAAACAAGAGCAGAGTAGTAGCCCTGTAGTGAAGGGGCCTAGGAATCAAGAGACAACTCCAAAGAAAGACCCCCCTCCTGTGATGAAGAAACCCATGACTCCAAAACTGCACAGAGAGGAACTGGTTTCAACAGAGCAGTCAGTAGAGAGACAGCAAAAGGAAATGAGTAGCAGTACCACCATAGAAGTTCATTTAGCTGGTGAGAACCACACAACCTCTTCACAGAATGAGGTTTTGGTTTTAGTTGATAAGAGTGATAATGAGATGGACAAAGGTGAGGTCCCATCCATGCAAACACTTTCTGTAGAAGTCCCCAAAGTTAGTAAGGTGTCACCACCACCTACCCCTCCTCCAGCATACCAGCCTACACCTCCTCCCTCAAGAAAGACACCTCCCTCATCAATATCTACGCCACCAGATGAACTACAGAGAGTGCAGGAGGAGATCCACATTGTTGAGTCTTGCTGGCCACCGCCTCCCCCTCCTTTGGAAGGGGACTCAGTCTTTGATGGAGGGGATGAGGTagactttcctcctcctccaccaccattTGTAACAGACAGTGCGCCAGATGTGATGGACAGTTGTGTCAAACAGCTGGACATCCTCAGTGAGTGTactgtggctgcagaggaagTTGGAGAGACAATTAAGAATTCAAGTGAAGCTGAGACATCTGTACAGGGGCAAAACCCAGATTTGTGCAGTGTGGTTCCACAATCTGAGATTGCTGTGCAAGTTTCAAAAGTTAACACTGCTGATGAGATTTCCAGCAGACTAGCACAGAATGTTTCATCACTTTCAGATAGTGTCCCACCTCCACCAGTAGAGGCTCCTCCTTTACCATCTCTTACAACAGCAGAGAACCCAGTATCAGTCTCTGTTTTAGTTCCTTCCAGCAGTTTCCTGAGACGAGACTCTCTGAAAATTGAAGATCAGTCTTCCTCTGGGCCCCCCGTTAGTGCCCAAACTTCAATTGCAGTCCCAGTAGCACCCCCTCTACCAGCAGAGAATCTAACTCCTGGGGTTAATTTCAGAAGGCAGCCCAGTGTAGCAAACCGAGACACCAGGAACAAGGAGCTCCTTTCTCGCCACAAAAGTGCACCCATTCCTAAAGAGGATGCTAACATACCTCTTGTCACCCCTTCCCTACTTCAGATGGTTCGGCTCAGATCAGTCAACATGACTGAAGATCAGGTGAAAGCTCCCTCCGAAGACAAGCCGGCAAATGAGGGAGCCCCAGTTCAGGAGCATTGCCCAGTCTCAATCCCAGGGCCTCAAAACATCCCACAAAAGCCCATCCGCAAGTCTCTGACTCTAAAATCTCCACCTCAGACAGTAAAAACATCCTCTGTGACACTCAACACCCCTTCCATGCGCTTACAGGAAGCCATACGTATGAAAACTGCAGCCATGTCCTCAAGAGACGGTCTTCCATCCAGACTGGGAGTGAGATCACCCACTTACAGCTGCATCAGTGAACCAGGAGCTCTGTCTCTGAAATCATATGAGGGATGTGACATGCACAAGTCCCCGGCCTCAACCGCCAGCTTTATCTTCTCCAGGAGCACGAAAAAGGTTGTTATAGAGACTGCAGCCGCCTCCTCACCCGAAGCTCAGGCAAGTCTGAAGCAAAGCTTGGCGGCGGAGCTCATGCAGGTGTCTGATCAATCGAGAGCCGCTGCTTTTTCCAATGGTGGGGTCAAGTGTGACAAAGTTCCTCCACCAGTGGCTAAGAAGCCAGTACATGGCAGCATCAGTCCTTCACAGCATCATTCTGCTTGTTCAGGCAAGATGGAGCACAGTGCTGAAGGAAATGGAGCAATAGGAGTACAACACACAAGCAGTATAACTCCCCCAGAGACAACAA CTACAAGAGTGACAGCAGACACAATTgaaacactgttttga